The segment CTTTCAAGGACGATTGTCAATATACCTGTAGTGTATTGACTTTAAGATAACGGATATATGTGACGTATAAGGGTGAAATAAAGACAAAAGCAATCACGAGGTCAGctgcaaaacaatattttggGGTGTTGGAACCATGTTTCGAGTCATCGTTCTTCTCGCTTTGTGGACTTGTACCATTGGACATACACCGAAAGGTAAACCaatgttttgtttctttatcGATCTCTATTGCATAGTGTGTTAGACGTATGGCCGTTTGTCGACATGACAGAAATCGCCAAAAGTTCAtttcaacaaaaagaaaagaatttgaaaaatattgtgaTCCATAATTTTTAGTAGCTTAATAGCAGAGTACATAAACTATGTGGGCTCAGATTtggcataaaatatttttcctaagTCGTTAACAAAATACTCTATATGTTACTAATCTCTCAAAGAAATAAGATAAGGAGATAACACCTGTAGGACCTCttcatcaaattttaattcGATTTCTTTTCCCCTATTTTTCTCACCTTGTATTAAATCTAGGAGGGGAGGAATACAAAGTCACAAAATAGTGTTTTGAATTTATGCGATATGTATTGTGCATTCTGGTAAAGGGCTTGTACAAAATGCATTGAGTTGTCTTTCTAACAGAATACCTAGAGGATTACTGTGGTAAAACTCTCTACCACCAGGGACCATGGCTACGTCTGAAGCTGACCAGGAGGGACTACCCATCAAACTTCAAGTGTAACACTTCTGTCGTTTTCTCTGATACTAATTCGGGGCAACCCGCGCGCCTCGTGGTGGTTGTCCACAAACTGGAAACTAAATGCCCTGGAGATCGGCTCACTTTGGTTGATGGAAATACCTCCGTTCTTCTTAAAGGTTAGAAATAAAAACCTTTATTATCGCTGGGTCCCCTTAATTCATTGTGCAGTGAACATGCTATCTGATATTGTTCTTCAATAGAAAAACAGCActgttattttttcttctttagagGCAAAGCCTTACTTGTGCGGGAAACATGAGCCAAAGGATGCAATGTTTACTGTCTCTTCAAGTCTCATTGTAAACTTCCAAAGTGATGCATCTGAAAATGATGATGGATTTGAACTCTACATCACCCGTTTCCATCTTGGTAATCTTCAAATTAAAACGATACTGAAATGTGTGGGTTTTTGTTCGCTAGATTTGACAATCTTGATGGTATATTGCTGGTGTTATTCCATACCCTAGGTATCTGCGACCCGACCGAGTTCCGGTGTGCCAGGGGTCCTTGTATTGATAAGTCCCTTCAGTGTGACGACCACGACCAGTGTGGGGACGAGTCCGACGAGTGTAGTTGGGGATTCGGACTGGTGGCTGCCCTCTTGGGCGCCACTTGCCTCGGGTCTCTGCTCACCATTCTGGTCTTTTGCTGTTGTTGTTCCAAGTTCCGCTCTCGCTGCAGTAAATCAAACTCTCGGGGACGAATTATCCCTGTGTTCAGAGTAAGTGTTGTTGTAGCTCGATCAGTAAAGGTTAACTATCGTCTATAAGGCCATCAAAATTCCACAGTTTAAACAACTGATTACTGTTTAAAAG is part of the Magallana gigas chromosome 3, xbMagGiga1.1, whole genome shotgun sequence genome and harbors:
- the LOC105325556 gene encoding uncharacterized protein, whose translation is MFRVIVLLALWTCTIGHTPKEYLEDYCGKTLYHQGPWLRLKLTRRDYPSNFKCNTSVVFSDTNSGQPARLVVVVHKLETKCPGDRLTLVDGNTSVLLKEAKPYLCGKHEPKDAMFTVSSSLIVNFQSDASENDDGFELYITRFHLGICDPTEFRCARGPCIDKSLQCDDHDQCGDESDECSWGFGLVAALLGATCLGSLLTILVFCCCCSKFRSRCSKSNSRGRIIPVFRRSETNRTPALDEPKKAPLEVPLSVSHLEQTHPAFYSLSPPAYTAIPDVTSGNQSGGPLPTKTPIQ